In Xiphophorus maculatus strain JP 163 A chromosome 18, X_maculatus-5.0-male, whole genome shotgun sequence, a single genomic region encodes these proteins:
- the LOC102230855 gene encoding claudin-3-like: MSIGLELIGISLCILGWIIAIVACALPMWRVTAFIGSNIVTAQIIWEGLWMSCVVQSTGQMQCKVYDSMLALSPDLQAARALTVISILLAILAVLVAIAGAKCTNCIEDEASKAKVIILSGVLFIVSGAMQLIPVSWSAHTIIRDFYNPLLTDAQRRELGAALYVGWGAAALLVLGGGLLCCSCPPRETRYNSSRMAYSARSAGGPVLERKDYV; the protein is encoded by the coding sequence ATGTCTATAGGACTGGAGCTGATTGGCATCTCCCTGTGCATCCTGGGATGGATCATCGCCATCGTGGCGTGCGCCCTGCCCATGTGGCGGGTGACGGCGTTCATCGGCAGCAACATCGTGACGGCGCAGATCATCTGGGAGGGCCTGTGGATGAGCTGCGTGGTGCAGAGCACCGGCCAGATGCAGTGTAAGGTGTACGACTCCATGTTGGCGCTGTCGCCGGACCTCCAGGCGGCCCGCGCACTCACCGTCATCTCCATCCTGCTGGCCATCCTGGCCGTGCTGGTGGCCATCGCCGGGGCAAAGTGCACCAACTGCATCGAGGACGAGGCCTCCAAGGCCAAGGTGATCATCTTATCCGGGGTGCTATTCATCGTTTCTGGCGCCATGCAGCTCATCCCCGTTTCCTGGTCGGCCCACACCATCATCAGGGACTTCTACAACCCGCTGCTGACCGATGCCCAGCGGCGGGAGCTGGGGGCGGCGCTGTACGTCGGCTGGGGCGCCGCCGCGCTCCTGGTTCTCGGAGGAGGACTTCTTTGCTGCTCCTGTCCGCCTCGGGAGACGAGGTACAACAGCTCCAGGATGGCGTACTCAGCCCGGTCCGCGGGCGGCCCGGTTTTAGAGAGAAAGGACTACGTATGA
- the LOC102231115 gene encoding claudin-4-like, translating to MPSAGFEILGVTLALLGWISAIVSCALPMWRVSAFIGVNIVTALTIWEGIWMSCVVQSTGQMQCKVYDSMLALSADLQAARALTVISVVLGVLGLLMSVMGAKCTNCVDEEAAKARVMIASGGAFVLASLTQIIPVSWSAHTIITEFYSPAVPEAQKREIGAALYLGWAAAAFLLIGGGILSSSCPRGPEKRYRTPYSQTRSVVPNGYDRRDYV from the coding sequence ATGCCATCAGCGGGATTTGAGATATTAGGAGTGACTCTGGCTCTGCTGGGCTGGATCTCCGCCATCGTTTCCTGCGCTTTGCCCATGTGGAGAGTGTCGGCGTTCATCGGGGTGAATATCGTGACGGCACTGACCATCTGGGAGGGCATCTGGATGAGCTGCGTGGTCCAGAGCACCGGCCAGATGCAGTGCAAGGTCTACGACTCCATGTTGGCTCTGAGCGCCGACCTTCAGGCCGCCCGCGCTCTCACGGTCATCTCCGTTGTGTTGGGAGTTCTGGGACTCCTGATGTCCGTCATGGGGGCAAAGTGCACCAACTGCGTGGACGAAGAGGCGGCTAAAGCACGGGTGATGATCGCCTCCGGAGGGGCTTTCGTTCTGGCCTCCCTCACCCAGATAATCCCCGTGTCCTGGTCCGCTCACACCATCATCACGGAGTTCTACAGTCCGGCCGTACCAGAGGCCCAGAAGAGGGAGATCGGTGCTGCGCTGTATCTGGGTTGGGCCGCCGCTGCCTTCCTGCTCATCGGAGGCGGCATCCTGTCCTCCAGCTGCCCTCGGGGGCCGGAGAAAAGGTACAGAACGCCGTACTCCCAAACCAGATCGGTGGTACCGAACGGCTATGACAGGAGAGACTACGTCTGA